In Excalfactoria chinensis isolate bCotChi1 chromosome 5, bCotChi1.hap2, whole genome shotgun sequence, a single genomic region encodes these proteins:
- the LOC140252531 gene encoding olfactory receptor 14J1-like → MPNSSSINEFLLLPLADTRQLQLLHFWLLLGIYLAALLGNGLISTAVACDQRLHTPMYLFLLNLALLDLGCISTTLPKAMANTLWDTRAISYAGCATQVFFFLFFLAAEFSLLTIMSYDRYVAICKPLHYETLMNSRACATMAAAAWGAGVLSSLLHTASTFSLPLCQGNVVNQFFCEIPQILKLSCSESNLREGVFIIFTISLAFGCFVFIVVSYVQIFMAVLRMPSEQGRHKAFSTCLPHLAVVSLFLITGFFAHLKPPSISSPLLDLTVALLYAVFPPTLNPLIYSMRNTEIKHALRKVLQ, encoded by the coding sequence atgcccaacagcagctccatcaatgagttcctcctgctgccgttggcagacacgcggcagctgcagctcctgcacttctggctcttgctgggcatctacctggctgccctcctgggcaacggcctcatcagcacagccgtagcctgcgaccagcgcctgcacacccccatgtacttgTTTctcctcaacctggccctcctcgacctgggctgcatctccaccactctccccaaagccatggccaacaccctctgggacaccagggccatctcctacgcaggatgtgctacacaggtctttttctttctcttcttcctcgcagcagagttttcccttctcaccatcatgtcctatgaccgctacgttgccatctgcaagcccctgcactacgaGACCTTGATgaacagcagagcttgtgccaccatggcagcagctgcctggggtgctggggttctcagttccctgctgcacactgccagtacgttttcactgcctctctgccaaggcaatgttgtcaaccagtttttctgtgaaatcccccagatcctcaagctctcctgctcagaatcaaatctcagggaaggtgtgtttatcatttttactatcagtttagcctttgggtgctttgttttcatagttgtgtcctatgtgcagatcttcatggccgtgctgaggatgccctctgagcagggacggcacaaagccttctccacgtgcctccctcacctggccgtggtctcctTGTTTCTCATCACTGGCTTTTTTGCCCACCTGAAGCCTCCCTCCATTTCCTCTCCACTCCTGGATCTtacagtggcacttctgtacgCAGTgtttcctccaacactgaaccctcTCATCTATAGCATGAGGAACAcggagatcaagcacgctctcaggaaggtgttgcaataa